Below is a genomic region from Vibrio cortegadensis.
TGGTGGTATTGCGATTCTATTATTGATGCCTGCTTATGTTTATCTTCAATCTTGGTCATTGGTCGGTATTGCTAATTATTTCTCGAATGGTTATTGCTATGGTGATCGTCAGTTTAAAGCAGACTACCAAAACAGTTTTTATTTTAAAGTGTATTTAAAGGGTATGATTGCTTGGACTTTAATATCGGTTGTTGCCGCTTTGGTATTCTTTAGTGTGGCAGGCTTTAATTTAATCAATAATCCAGACTCGCTTGCTGAAGTGGCTAATAGTGGTAGTTTGGCTTCAATGATTACAATTTTTTATTTTGGTTTCATTGTGATGAGTATGGCGATTGCTGCCTATATTCGGGTGACAATAAGAAATTATACGTTTTCAGAGTTAGTGCTTGATAGTAAAGAAGGTGAAGCGGATTCTGCACTAAGCTTTTCGTCGACGTTAACCGTTACAAGTTATATTTCATTGGTGGTAACGAACTTCTTACTTCAAGTATTTACTCTTGGCTTAGCTAGGCCGTGGGTTATGGTTCGAACGATGAGTTACTTATCAGAGAACACTTATGTTCAAGGGAATTTGGACCTATTACTGGTCAATGATCAAGCTTCAGATGTGAGTTCCGCTATTTCAGATGAGATCTCCCAAGCCTTTAATATCGACCTTGGTATTGGTTAAATGATATCAGGCGTTGCACACCCGCCTCGTAGCTCCGAACGCTGCGAGGCGACATTAGATGTTTCTCAACCCGATAAAGTTACTCTGAACCTTCCGGAAAGGAGCATCTCCGCATATTTAAACCGTGTAGATATTGTGCATGGAGTTGGAGCGTCCCCGACGAAGATTCGATTCCCTGATGGCTCGCAATTTATCGCAAGCAGTAATGAGGAGTTGAATCATTATTTGCAAAGTAAGGGACGAAATAGCCTCATTGGTAAGCTTGAGAAAAACATCACCGCTATTTTACTGAGTAGTTTAGCTTTAGTGCTCCTTACTGTCTCAATATTTACTCATGGCATCCCTTGGCTTACCCATCAGATTGTGGCTAACTTGCCTGATTCAGTTCCTCAATTGATTGAGAGACAGGTACTGGAATCTTTGGATGAGCAATTGTTTGAACACTCTACTCTTTCACAACAGCAACAGGTTCATATTCGCCAACGTTTTCATTCTCACCTTGAGCAGATGGATATTCATGACGAAGTACAATTAGTTTTTCGTTCTTCAGATGTTGGTGCAAATGCTTTTGCTCTCAGTGGTGGAACCATTGTTGTTTTGGATGACTTAGTGCGGTTAACGAAAACGGAGAAGCAGCTAGACAGTATTCTATTGCATGAATTAGGTCATATTAAGCATCAGCATGTGATGAAAGCATTAGTACGTTCTAGCTTGATCTCATCTGCGGTGGCGCTATTGACGGGTGAAAGCTCAGGTGTGATCGATAATTTTACGGGGTTAGGAGTGTTTGTCGCGAATAATGGGCAGTCTCAAGAAGCGGAGCGTGAAGCCGATGTTTTTGCCTCTGATGCAATGGTTGGGCTGTACGGCTCAAATCAAGCGATGGTAGATATGTTTGAGTTGCTAGGGAAGGAAGGACACATGGAGCTACCTACGTGGTTAAGTTCCCATCCTGAGTTGAATGAACGAATTGAGTCATTAAAAAGGGCGCATTAATGATTTGGTGCGAGATCGGCTCAGAAAAGAGTAGGGCTGAATTATTGTGATAAATAAAAAGGGCAGAAAAATCTGCCCTTTATACTTCATTGATTAATCAGGGAGTGAATTATAGCGCAGCAATAGTTTGCTTTTGTGCTTCTAACTTCACTAAAGTCTCTTTGTAACCTTCTAGCTTTTCACGCTCTTTAGCGATAACGACTTCTGGTGCTTTAGCAACGAAACCTTCGTTACCTAGTTTACCTTCGATACGTTTGATTTCGCCTTGAGTTTTTGCTACTTCTTTATCTAGACGAGCAAGCTCTGCATCTTTGTTGATAAGACCCGCCATTGGGATCATCAATTCAGATTTGCCAACCAGTTTAGTCGCACAAGCAGGAGTTACTTCGCCATCGGCTAGAACTTTAATGTCGTCTAACTTAGCAAGAGAGTTCAGAACGATCATGTTTGCTTCGATACGAGCAGCATCTTTCTCGTCTGCTACTTTGATCATTACTTCTAGGCCTTTGCTAGGTGCAATATCGTATTCCGCACGTAAGTTACGGATAGCAGTGATGAAGTTTTTCACCCATTCAATGTCTTCTACGATCTCAGCATTGAAGTTATCTTCATTAAACTGAGGAAGCGCTTGAGTCATGATTGTCTCACCTTCAACACCATCTACTAGTGGTTTAACACTCTGCCAGATAGATTCTGTGATGTAAGGAAGAACAGGGTGCGCAAGACGCAGAGTTTTCTCTAGAACCGTGATAAGCGTATAACGAGTCGCTTGTTGTTGAGCTTCAGTGCCTTTCCAAAGAACAGGTTTCGTTAGCTCTAAGTACCAGTCACAGAATTGGTTCCAGATGAATTCGTAAAGCGTGTTTGCTGCCATGTCTAGACGGTAGTTGTCTAGATGAGCGTTAAACTCTTTCGCTGCAACTTCAAACTGAGATTCAATCCATTTGTCTGCTAGAGAGAACTCCATGTTTGCACGGTTTTCAGCAGACAGTGACATGCCACAATCGTGCTCTTCTGTGTTCATCAGTACGTAACGGCTTGCGTTCCATAGCTTGTTACAGAAGTTACGGTAACCTTCAAGACGCTTCATGTCCCAGTTGATGTCACGACCTGTTGAAGCCATAGCCGCAAGAGTGAAACGTAGCGCGTCAGTACCGTATGGTTCGATACCGTTTTCGAAGGTTTTACGTGTTGCTTTTTCGATCTTAGCAGCCATCTTAGGTTGCATCATGTTGCCACAACGCTTCTCTACTAGCTCTTCAAGACCAATACCATCGATCATGTCGATAGGGTCAAGTACGTTACCTTTCGATTTCGACATCTTGTCGCCGTTTTCATCACGGATAAGACCCGTCATGTAAACTGTTTTGAAAGGTACTTGCGCATTGCCGTCTTCGTCTTTCACGAAGTGCATGGTCATCATGATCATACGAGCAACCCAGAAGAAGATAATATCAAAACCAGATACTAGAACTTCAGATGGGTGGAATGTTTTTAGTGCATCTGTGTTTTCAGGCCAGCCTTGCGTGCCGAACGTCCAAAGTGCAGAAGAGAACCAAGTATCGAGAACGTCGTCGTCTTGCTTAAGCACAACAACAGGCGCTAGGTTGTTCTTTTCACGAACTTCTTCTTCTGTACGACCTACGTAAACTTTACCTTCATTGTCGTACCATGCTGGGATGCGGTGACCCCACCAAAGTTGACGAGAGATACACCAGTCTTGCACGTCACGCATCCACGCAAAGTACATGTTTTCGTATTGCTTAGGAACGAATTGGATTTGACCATCTTCAACGGCTTTAACTGCAGGTTCTGCAAGCGGCGCTGTACGCACGTACCATTGGTCAGTCAGCATTGGTTCGATAACTACACCACCACGGTCGCCGTAAGGTACGGTTAGGTCGTGATCTTTGATCTCTTCAAGAAGACCAAGTTCTTCGAATTCAGCAACGATAGCTTTACGAGCAGCAAAGCGCTCCATGCCTTGGTATTTAGCAGGGATGTCTGTTGAGTAAACATCGCTTTCTTCGCCGTTGGTTGTGAATACTTCAGCAGCATCACGGATATCAGCGTTGAACGTTAGGATGTTGATCATTGGTAGGTTGTTGCGCTTACCAACTTCGTAATCGTTAAAATCGTGAGCAGGGGTGATTTTCACACAACCTGTACCCTTTTCCATGTCAGCGTGCTCATCGCCTACGATAGGGATAAGACGGTTAACAACAGGAAGTAGGATCTCTTTACCGATAAGATCTTTGTAGCGAGGATCTTCTGGGTTTACCGCTACGCCAGTGTCACCAAGCATGGTTTCTGGACGAGTAGTCGCGACAACGATGTAGTCTTTACCATCCGCGGTTTTAACACCGTTCGCTAGAGGGTAGCGGAAGTGCCACATGAAACCTTTTTTGTCTTTGTTTTCAACTTCAAGATCAGAAATCGCAGTGTGCAGTTTAGGATCCCAGTTTACTAGACGCTTACCACGGTAGATTAGGTCTTCTTCGTATAGACGAACGAAGACTTCTTGAGTCGCAGCAGATAAGCCGTCATCCATAGTGAAACGTTCACGGTCCCAGTCTACAGATGCACCTAGGCGACGAAGTTGCTTAGTGATCGTGCCACCAGATTCGCCTTTCCATTCCCAGATCTTGTCGATGAAAGCTTCACGGCCGTAGTCGTGTTTTGTTTTGCCTTCTTCAGCTGCGATCTTACGCTCTACAACCATTTGAGTTGCGATACCTGCGTGGTCAGTACCCACTTGCCAAAGCGTATTTTTACCTTTCATACGCTCTGCACGGATTAGAGTATCCATGATCGTATCTTGGAACGCGTGACCCATATGTAGGCTACCAGTGACGTTCGGTGGCGGGATCATGATGCTGTAAGCTTCTTTTGATGTGTCACCGTGTGGCTTAAAGTAGCCTTTCTCTTCCCAAGTCTTATACAGAGCTTGTTCGATTGATGTTGGGTTATATGTCTTTTCCATAGTGCTCTTAACGGATACTTTGATTATTTAAAACAGGTCAAACTTCATAACTAACGCTTCTCAGAATGTACTGAATCTCAGAGCTTATGCTTCTTAGCGCTTTAGCTCCTCAAAAATAACTGAGAGCGATTTAGGTATGATGTTTGACTATGGATATTCGATGTCGATGGTTTGCAATTGATACCCTGCCTGACGGTAAACTTTATACCTTTCACGAGCGAGTTGCTTAGCTTTTTCATCACAGGGAACGAAGTCTATCACTTGAGCAAAGGTTCGAGCAAAGGTTGTCTGATTATCAGCCAAATTTATTACCAATTGACGGTTCCAAGTGTGTTTTACACCGGTATAACCGATTTCAATATTGGTTGCATATTTAGGGCCTTCACCCACTAGGTTATGCGCCATGAAGTTTTCGGGTAGCACTTGCCAAAAATGTTCAGCTATTTGTTCGGCATGTTCTTTGTCATTGCAGTGCAAATAGACTTTTGCATTTTGCTGAACAAAATGACGAGTAAGAAAAAGCAAATATTGTGCAAAACCATCCTGATTAGCTTGGGGGCCATCAGCACTTACGATGTAAAATGTTGCTGTTTGCATAGTGTTTACTCACTTTTTCTTTATCTCGTTTATCTATATAAGTGTATAGCTGATTGAACTCACAATAATGCGAGCAACAAAAAAGGGCCCTGAGGCCCTTTTACTATTTTGAAGATTGCTCTTCAGTTTCTTGGCCACTTCGGTTCAATAAGAATTGGACAAGCATTGAGACCGGACGGCCCGTTGAGCCTTTCGCAGCACCTGACTTCCACGCAGTACCTGCGCTATCAATGTGTGCCCAGTTGTATTTCTTAGCAAATTTCGATAAGAAACAACCCGCAGTAATGGTGCCACCAGGACGACCACCAATGTTTGCCATGTCTGCAAATGGGCTTGATAGTTGCTCATGGTACTCATCGGTCATCGGTAGACGCCATGCTCGGTCGCTTGCTTGCTCTGATGCATTCACTAGCTCATGAGACAGTGGATTGTGATTAGAAAGCACAGCACTAATATGGTGACCAAGCGCCATCACACATGCGCCTGTTAGTGTCGCGACATCGACAACACAATCTGGTTCGAAACGTTCAACGTAAGTCAGTGCATCACAAAGAACCAAACGTCCTTCAGCATCGGTATTCAATACTTCAACGGTTTGGCCTGACATAGTGGTAAGGATGTCACCAGGACGGTAAGCATTGCTACCTGGCATATTTTCACAGCCCGCTAGAACGCCAACTACGTTGATTGGCAGGTTCAATTTAGCGAGGGCTTTCATGGTGCCGAATACCGAGGCTGCGCCACACATGTCGTATTTCATTTCATCCATAGCTTCACCTGGTTTAAGTGAAATACCACCTGAATCAAATGTTAAGCCTTTTCCGATCAGTACAATTGGTTTGGCATCTGGATCGGCTGCGCCTTTATATTCCATTACTGACATCAGAGATTCATTACGAGAACCTCGACCAACTGCTAGGTATGAGGTCATACCCAGTTTTTCCATCTCTTCTTCACCGATGATTTTTGTCGTTACCGTTTCAAAATCATCTGCAAGGCGTCTTGCTTGAGAAGCGAGGTAAGCAGGATTCGCAATATTTGGTGGCATGTTGCCAAGATCTTTCGACGCTTTTACGCCTGAAGAAATAGCAAGGCCATGAGTGATCGCTCTTTCACCAAGATTTAACTCACGACGAGTCGGTACATTGAATACTAACTTGCGAAGTGGGCGACGAGTTTCTGGCTTATTGCTTTTGAATTGATCGAAGGTGTAAAGACCATCTTTAGTTGCTTCAACCGCTTGACGTACTTTCCAGTAGGTATCACGGCCTTTAACGTGCAACTCTGTAAGGAAACAAACAGCTTCCATAGAACCTGTCTCATTAAGCGTGCTGATCGTCTTTTGAATTATTTCTTTGTATTGACGTTCACCAAGCTCGCGTTCTTTACCGCAACCGACAAGAAGTACACGTTCAGACAGAACTCCTGGTACTTGATGCAACAACAGCATTTGACCTGGTTTTCCTTCGAGATCACCACGGCGAAGTAGTGAACTAATATAGCCATCGCTGATTTTATCTAGCTGCTCAGCGACTGGAGAAAGGCGACGTGGTTCAAACACACCAACAACGATACATGCGCTGCGCTGTTTCTCTGGGCTGCCACTTTTTACACTGAACTCCATGCGTACTCCTACATCCTGAAGACAAATCGAACTAAATGTTAGATAATGATAGTTTACTTGCTGGATCCTGTATTCGAAAGGGCCCTAAATAAACCAATTAACACTTAGCTAAAATTAAAAAAATAAAAGGTTCAACGGGAAATTATAGTGATTCAATTAAAAAAACAAGTTTTGTATAGGTAATTTGAGCGTGATTATTGTTAGATATTTGATCCGCGAGACACTTAAGAGCCAGTTTGCGATTTTTTTCGTCCTGTTTTTAGTGTTTCTAAGCCAAAAATTTATTAGCGTTTTGGCCGACGCTACCGATGGCGATATTCCTGCGAGCCTTATTCTTTCGGTTGTTGGTTTGAATATGCCAGCAATGGGGCTGTTGATGCTCCCACTTAGTCTGTTTATTGGGATCTTGCTGACATTTGGTCGTTTGTACGCCGAAAGTGAAATTGTGGTCATGAACGCGACAGGAATTGGCAATAAGTTTTTAATTCAAGCGGCACTGTATTTGGCATTGATTACAGGCAGTATCGCTGCATTTAACTCGCTATGGCTTTCACCTTGGAGTCAGGATAAAGAAGCGCAGTT
It encodes:
- a CDS encoding DNA polymerase III subunit chi, producing MQTATFYIVSADGPQANQDGFAQYLLFLTRHFVQQNAKVYLHCNDKEHAEQIAEHFWQVLPENFMAHNLVGEGPKYATNIEIGYTGVKHTWNRQLVINLADNQTTFARTFAQVIDFVPCDEKAKQLARERYKVYRQAGYQLQTIDIEYP
- the pepA gene encoding leucyl aminopeptidase; this encodes MEFSVKSGSPEKQRSACIVVGVFEPRRLSPVAEQLDKISDGYISSLLRRGDLEGKPGQMLLLHQVPGVLSERVLLVGCGKERELGERQYKEIIQKTISTLNETGSMEAVCFLTELHVKGRDTYWKVRQAVEATKDGLYTFDQFKSNKPETRRPLRKLVFNVPTRRELNLGERAITHGLAISSGVKASKDLGNMPPNIANPAYLASQARRLADDFETVTTKIIGEEEMEKLGMTSYLAVGRGSRNESLMSVMEYKGAADPDAKPIVLIGKGLTFDSGGISLKPGEAMDEMKYDMCGAASVFGTMKALAKLNLPINVVGVLAGCENMPGSNAYRPGDILTTMSGQTVEVLNTDAEGRLVLCDALTYVERFEPDCVVDVATLTGACVMALGHHISAVLSNHNPLSHELVNASEQASDRAWRLPMTDEYHEQLSSPFADMANIGGRPGGTITAGCFLSKFAKKYNWAHIDSAGTAWKSGAAKGSTGRPVSMLVQFLLNRSGQETEEQSSK
- a CDS encoding valine--tRNA ligase gives rise to the protein MEKTYNPTSIEQALYKTWEEKGYFKPHGDTSKEAYSIMIPPPNVTGSLHMGHAFQDTIMDTLIRAERMKGKNTLWQVGTDHAGIATQMVVERKIAAEEGKTKHDYGREAFIDKIWEWKGESGGTITKQLRRLGASVDWDRERFTMDDGLSAATQEVFVRLYEEDLIYRGKRLVNWDPKLHTAISDLEVENKDKKGFMWHFRYPLANGVKTADGKDYIVVATTRPETMLGDTGVAVNPEDPRYKDLIGKEILLPVVNRLIPIVGDEHADMEKGTGCVKITPAHDFNDYEVGKRNNLPMINILTFNADIRDAAEVFTTNGEESDVYSTDIPAKYQGMERFAARKAIVAEFEELGLLEEIKDHDLTVPYGDRGGVVIEPMLTDQWYVRTAPLAEPAVKAVEDGQIQFVPKQYENMYFAWMRDVQDWCISRQLWWGHRIPAWYDNEGKVYVGRTEEEVREKNNLAPVVVLKQDDDVLDTWFSSALWTFGTQGWPENTDALKTFHPSEVLVSGFDIIFFWVARMIMMTMHFVKDEDGNAQVPFKTVYMTGLIRDENGDKMSKSKGNVLDPIDMIDGIGLEELVEKRCGNMMQPKMAAKIEKATRKTFENGIEPYGTDALRFTLAAMASTGRDINWDMKRLEGYRNFCNKLWNASRYVLMNTEEHDCGMSLSAENRANMEFSLADKWIESQFEVAAKEFNAHLDNYRLDMAANTLYEFIWNQFCDWYLELTKPVLWKGTEAQQQATRYTLITVLEKTLRLAHPVLPYITESIWQSVKPLVDGVEGETIMTQALPQFNEDNFNAEIVEDIEWVKNFITAIRNLRAEYDIAPSKGLEVMIKVADEKDAARIEANMIVLNSLAKLDDIKVLADGEVTPACATKLVGKSELMIPMAGLINKDAELARLDKEVAKTQGEIKRIEGKLGNEGFVAKAPEVVIAKEREKLEGYKETLVKLEAQKQTIAAL
- a CDS encoding YjgN family protein; the protein is MDKNELETQVAFSGQGKEYFGIWIVNILLSIITLGIYSAWAKVRNKRYFYGNTAISGDCFEYHGKPIQILKGRIIAMICVVAWGVSNQFSPQISLVLLVVFFALLPLLARSNARFDAAMTSFRNVHFSFQGTTSGAYWAILGRGLIVMVGFIAAIAVTVFAMKASMIAGGIAILLLMPAYVYLQSWSLVGIANYFSNGYCYGDRQFKADYQNSFYFKVYLKGMIAWTLISVVAALVFFSVAGFNLINNPDSLAEVANSGSLASMITIFYFGFIVMSMAIAAYIRVTIRNYTFSELVLDSKEGEADSALSFSSTLTVTSYISLVVTNFLLQVFTLGLARPWVMVRTMSYLSENTYVQGNLDLLLVNDQASDVSSAISDEISQAFNIDLGIG
- a CDS encoding M48 family metallopeptidase, giving the protein MISGVAHPPRSSERCEATLDVSQPDKVTLNLPERSISAYLNRVDIVHGVGASPTKIRFPDGSQFIASSNEELNHYLQSKGRNSLIGKLEKNITAILLSSLALVLLTVSIFTHGIPWLTHQIVANLPDSVPQLIERQVLESLDEQLFEHSTLSQQQQVHIRQRFHSHLEQMDIHDEVQLVFRSSDVGANAFALSGGTIVVLDDLVRLTKTEKQLDSILLHELGHIKHQHVMKALVRSSLISSAVALLTGESSGVIDNFTGLGVFVANNGQSQEAEREADVFASDAMVGLYGSNQAMVDMFELLGKEGHMELPTWLSSHPELNERIESLKRAH